The nucleotide window GCTTTCGAAACATTCTGTGCCCGTCCTCTTATCAGGTGGGTCAGGACACGTTGAGTTTCGTTGCCGGCTGCGCACCGATCACCGAGAAAATCAATCTTCTGGCCGCAGTGCGCTGTGGCGAGATGCAGCCGATCATGCTGGCGCGGACAATCGCGACGCTCGATCACATGCTCGAAGGCCGTCTTACAGTGAATATCATTTCGTCCGACTTTCCGGGCGAACAGGCAGACAGCGGCTACCGGTATCAGCGCTCACGAGAAGTTGTTGAAATCCTGAAACAGGCCTGGACACAGGACGAAATCAACTACGAAGGCGAGATCTACAACTTCAAGAACCTGACAACGGATCCGGTCCGGCCTTACCAGACCGGCGGCCCCCTGCTCTATTTCGGTGGCTACTCGCCTGCAGCACTCGAGCTTTGCGGACAACATTGCGACGTCTATCTGATGTGGCCTGAAACTATGGGTGAGCTGGAAGGCCGTATGAAAGCGGTCAATTCTGTTGCGGAGAATTACAACCGCACTCTCGATTACGGCCTGCGGGTACATATGATCGTGCGGGATACGGAAAAAGAAGCACAGGAATATGCCGACTACATCGTCTCGAAACTCGACGATGCACAAGGCACAGCAATCCGCGAACGCGCTCTCGACGCAAAGTCACTGGGTGTCAGCCACCAGGCAAAGAACCGTGAAGTCGCTGACGAGTTCGGATACATCGAACCAAACCTTTGGACCGGGGTTGGACGTGCCCGCTCGGGCTGCGGCGCTGCGCTTGTTGGTTCCACAGATCAGGTCATGACGAAAATCGAGGGTTACCAGAAGATGGGCATTCGGGCCTTCATCTTCTCAGGCTACCCGCACCTTGAAGAAGCAAAACACTTCGGCGCCCGCGTATTGCCGAATTTGAAAACATGCTCGCTGCCCCATGCCTATGGCCGCGTACCTGCTGAAACACCGGCAACACCACTCGGCAACGGAGTCCGCCGCTGATGAACCGCGTCAAACTTACAGAAACCCTGGAATTTTCCCAACTGATCTACGGCATGTGGCGGCTGGGTGACGACACAGATACGTCTCCTGCTCATGTTGAGCGGAAGATCCAGATTTGCCTTGATCAAGGCATCACGACGTTCGATCAGGCAGACATTTACGGCGGCTACGCTGCCGAAGCGGTGCTCGGCGGTGCATTGAAAGCAAACCCGTCGCTGCGTCAGCGAATGGAAATCGTCACCAAATGTGACATCGTCGCACCCGCAGGACGATATGCCGATGCCAAAGTGAAATACTACGACACCAGCCGTTCCCACATCGAGAAATCCGTCGACATTTCGCTCTCCGAAATGGGCATCGAGACGATAGATCTACTTTTGATCCACCGCCCCGACCCGCTCATGGATCACCATGAGACCGGCGCAACGCTCGACGATCTGATCAAAAGCGGCAAAGTGAAGAATGCGGGTGTTTCCAACTTCCGTCCCTGGGATTGGGAGCTGCTGCAATCGGCTATGTCAAACAAGCTGGTGACCAATCAGATCGAGATCAGTCTGAAAGAAATTTCGCCTTTCACCAACGGTGACCTGGCCTTCCATCAGCGGCTCGGCACGAAGCTCATGGCCTGGTCTCCCCTCGGCGGAGGCGCCCTGATTTCCGAAGGTGGCCAGCTTGGTGCAGTGTTGGACGAAATTGCAGGGGCCCATGGCGTTGATCGCTCTGCGGTGGCGGTCGCATTTCTCTTGGCCCATCCCGCAGGTTTGCTGCCGGTTATGGGCACGAACAATACCGATCGGATCGCAAAGATTTCCGATGCCCTGAAAGTCTCGATAGATCGTGAAACCTGGTATCGGCTCTATGAAGCCGCCCTTGGCAACGAGGTGCCTTGATGACCATGCAAAATGCCAATCATCCCGTAACCTTCGAGCCGGACTCAGACAACACACGGCTGTTGCGCGACGCTTTTGGGCGATTTGCCACCGGGGTTACCGTCGTGACCACGCATTCGGCTGATGGTCCTGTCGGCATTACCGCCAACAGCTTTTCTTCCGTGTCTCTGGAACCGCCGCTTGTGCTCTGGATGCCGGACAAGGGATCGCGGCGTTTTCAGTATTTCGAAGAGGCCGAACACTACGCCATTCACGTCCTCAGCCATCATCAGGCGGAGGTCTGCAATGGTTTCGTGCGCAATGCGCACGCTTTCGATCAGCTGCGACACAGAATAGATGAAAAAGGCATACCGCTGATCGAGAATTGCCTTGCGCGTTTCGAGTGCAAGCGTTTTGCTGCCTATGAGGGAGGCGATCACCTGATTGTTCTGGGTCAGGTATTGCAGGCGGAAATG belongs to Roseibium porphyridii and includes:
- a CDS encoding LLM class flavin-dependent oxidoreductase, yielding MTVVPVTSPDLDAAEVSWFAALCSDDYQFLGVPEGDLRSSWEHCSSIVKTAEAQGFRNILCPSSYQVGQDTLSFVAGCAPITEKINLLAAVRCGEMQPIMLARTIATLDHMLEGRLTVNIISSDFPGEQADSGYRYQRSREVVEILKQAWTQDEINYEGEIYNFKNLTTDPVRPYQTGGPLLYFGGYSPAALELCGQHCDVYLMWPETMGELEGRMKAVNSVAENYNRTLDYGLRVHMIVRDTEKEAQEYADYIVSKLDDAQGTAIRERALDAKSLGVSHQAKNREVADEFGYIEPNLWTGVGRARSGCGAALVGSTDQVMTKIEGYQKMGIRAFIFSGYPHLEEAKHFGARVLPNLKTCSLPHAYGRVPAETPATPLGNGVRR
- a CDS encoding aldo/keto reductase, which gives rise to MNRVKLTETLEFSQLIYGMWRLGDDTDTSPAHVERKIQICLDQGITTFDQADIYGGYAAEAVLGGALKANPSLRQRMEIVTKCDIVAPAGRYADAKVKYYDTSRSHIEKSVDISLSEMGIETIDLLLIHRPDPLMDHHETGATLDDLIKSGKVKNAGVSNFRPWDWELLQSAMSNKLVTNQIEISLKEISPFTNGDLAFHQRLGTKLMAWSPLGGGALISEGGQLGAVLDEIAGAHGVDRSAVAVAFLLAHPAGLLPVMGTNNTDRIAKISDALKVSIDRETWYRLYEAALGNEVP
- a CDS encoding flavin reductase family protein → MTMQNANHPVTFEPDSDNTRLLRDAFGRFATGVTVVTTHSADGPVGITANSFSSVSLEPPLVLWMPDKGSRRFQYFEEAEHYAIHVLSHHQAEVCNGFVRNAHAFDQLRHRIDEKGIPLIENCLARFECKRFAAYEGGDHLIVLGQVLQAEMRTGDALTFFSGKLGQIAPR